In a single window of the Cydia pomonella isolate Wapato2018A chromosome 2, ilCydPomo1, whole genome shotgun sequence genome:
- the LOC133534494 gene encoding homeobox protein DBX1-B, giving the protein MCACRQKKASFFIEDILKDAKPYKNISSEPKEPLTCSARDEPVQHGADNLKLESGLNDAARFDRIEKETQFNVICEVEKELEYGKTYLEHRRNTFPLYPTALKLSFPWPPYKKDTAFDRQFSYYSDSMLNSDHILRSQLAANRFVLPYVPQPYGFNRVSPGWSSWWVGGRRKGGQVRFSAGQTSALERRFSASKYLSPDERRALAASLRLSDRQVKTWFQNRRAKWRRMTPDSSDIGSPTTEDSDDDLHVADGS; this is encoded by the exons ATGTGTGCGTGTCGCCAGAAGAAGGCTTCGTTCTTCATCGAAGACATCCTGAAAGATGCCAAACCGTACAAGAACATTAGCAGTGAACCAAAAGAGCCATTAACGTGCTCCGCCCGAGACGAACCAGTCCAACACGGAGCTGACAATTTAAAACTAGAATCTGGCTTGAACGATGCAGCTCGATTTGATAGAATCGAGAAAGAAACCCAATTTAATGTGATTTGCGAGGTTGAAAAAGAACTAGAATATGGTAAAACTTATCTGGAACACAGGAGAAACACTTTTCCACTTTATCCAACAGCCCTAAAACTAAGTTTTCCTTGGCCGCCGTACAAGAAAGACACAGCGTTTGACAGGCAGTTCAGCTATTACAGTGACTCTATGCTGAATTCGGACCATATACTGAGAAGTCAACTAGCTGCTAATAGATTCGTACTACCGTATGTCCCGCAACCATATGGATTTAATAGAG TATCGCCTGGGTGGAGCTCTTGGTGGGTCGGAGGCAGACGTAAGGGGGGGCAGGTACGGTTCAGCGCAGGGCAAACCAGCGCTCTGGAGCGCAGATTTAGTGCCAGCAAGTACCTCAGTCCGGACGAGAGGCGAGCGCTGGCAGCCAGCTTACGGCTCAGCGACAGGCAG GTCAAAACGTGGTTTCAAAACCGTCGCGCAAAATGGCGTCGCATGACTCCCGACTCGTCGGATATAGGCAGCCCGACCACGGAGGACAGCGACGACGACTTACACGTCGCGGATGGGAGTTGA